In the Sorghum bicolor cultivar BTx623 chromosome 4, Sorghum_bicolor_NCBIv3, whole genome shotgun sequence genome, CTTAGTCCAGTTGGTCACACTATCTCTATTTGATCTATCTGAAATTCTGTATCTGTTCTTGATGGGTCTATCAAAGCTATGTACTAATGCTGAGCCACACTTCTCTCCAATAGGTTTCCAAGTCCCTCTTGGAGGTCACGAGTGGAATTGAAGGTGCAAGGGTTGAGAACAACAAGTTCTGTGTATCTGTACATTACCGCAACGTAGCAGAGAAGGTAAAATAGTGTGCCACTAACTCTCATCTTTCAGTGCTCCTGCCTCTCTCCCTTTTTTAGAGAAATGGATGAAATTACGGTTTCAGCGTCCTCTTACTACTAGGATGCATCAGACCACAACTATTACAATAAAGTATTAGCAAAATCATCTGAGAGTTTTATGCTATTGTTTTTCAGGACTGGAAAGTGGTTGCAGGCCTCGTAAAACAAGTATTGGAGGCCTTTCCTCGTCTCAAAGTAACCAATGGGCGAATGGTAGGATCCTAGACTATTCTACTACGACTGTCATAAATATTGATAACTGCTCCAAGATTTAACGAAAAATCTTTTGCAATTATGCAGGTTTTAGAGGTTCGCCCAGTGATCGACTGGGACAAGGGAAAGGCCGTCGAGTTTCTGCTTCAATCACTCGGCTTAAACGACTCTGAAGATGTGATTCCTATCTACATCGGAGATGATCGCACGGACGAAGACGCCTTCAAGGTTGCTACATCTTCTCAGTGAACTTTGCGGTTGTACTTGTGCATCTCACAATCGCATGTTTGATTGTTTGAGGCGTTCTGAACTCAGATTCTTCTGTTGCCTCTCACTCCAGGTACTTCGAGAGCGAAAATGTGGATATGGAATCCTAGTTTCGCAGGTGCCCAAGGACACTACTGAAGCCTTCTACTCGCTGAGAGACCCATCTGAAGTAAATCTCTCGTGATGTTTTTTAAGTATTCCTTGATCCTTCTACCCTGCTGGCTTCGTTCAATCTAGTATAGTGACTCTAATCTGCGTTTGCTCGTCATACAGGTGATGGGGTTCCTCAATTCCTTGGTGAGATGGAAGAAGCACTCACTGCGACGAAACTGAAGAAAACAGGATGATCGATCCAGAAGTCGTAAAGTAACTGTAATTCGTGCGGCGGCAAATTTTGTAGAGTTGGACGCACCGGGTGGTGGTTCATTCTTTCATGGGTTTGTTCATTTTTTTCTATTGTCCGTGTTATTCGCCACTGAGATCTGAGAAATGATCAGTGGCTGTCTCATCCTCTTGCAACTGTAATTTGTAAGCAAGAGGCCCCTCTTCCTGTTCAGTCCATTGAATAATAAAACTGGGACGCTTTTTACCTTGCCCTGAACTTGTGTGTTGATTCGTTACCAGGCGTGTGTCATCAATCAAAACTTAGAAGTGTCATGCACTTGACCGTGGCATGCTGATGCTTTGCTTGCTGCTAGCCTGCTAAATGCTTCTGTGCCAATTGCCAAGTTAAACTGAAACGACAAGGGTTCATATGGCAAGAAGGGAACACAGGGACACGGTTTCTTGCGATGAATGGTGAAACCCAACAGCAATTGAAGTGGTTTTGCACTGCGATGAGTAAAGATTCAGAGTTGAGACGCCGTTCAGAAGTGTAGAACATTTGTTTCCCGAGAATTTGATCCAGGCGTACCCAGCCGTTGGATCGGTCGCTATTTGCTGCAAGGATCACGATCTGACggctgaggcctgcgagcgGTCTCATCCTTTGCCTGCCGACCAGAAAAAGGAATCCGGCTGCTCTCTAGTCTATGGCTCtgctccccctctctctccccccgcGTGATTATTCACGCCCAAACCCCAAATCGCACGCGTCATCCCAATGACCGGGATAAGTttttagttttgagtttttttatttgaaatcttgAAGATGCTAAAAAAGTTAACAACATATTTACATTTAAGGATTTTTTTAATATGTAATAAAacgtaaatagatatgtaatattTCTAtgatatctttttttttgttacaaCATATGAATATTTTTGCTAGTTTTAATAAAGTAATTATATAAACATAGATTAGTTGTGTTCCATAATTCGAatatcttgtttagtttctcccAAAAGctaattttttttcaagatttcatattacatcaaatcttacgacataagcatgaagcattagatatagataaaaaataactaattatatagtttatctataatttacgagactaatcttttaaatctagttcgtTTATAATTAtcacatacaaacaaaagtgctagagTAGTCAAGCaagaaaactaaaaaaaagGCCTTAGCAAAACACAAAACCGAACCTTTTTCCAACTCGTACGTGCTACGGCTTCGAATCGAACCGCATACGGGGAGAGGAGGGCCTACAAGTTGCGATGAGAGGCCGCCGCCCCTGCAAGTTGCGATCTCCGATCTGGTGCTACAATCAGCTATCATGCCGCCGCCTCCACCACCGCTGATGGACGAGGTCGTCGAAGAGGTCCTGCTCCGGCTCCCACCCGACAGCCCGGCGAGCCTCGTCCGCGCCGGCCTCGTCTGCAAGCGGTGGTTCCACTTCCACCTCGTCTCGGACCCAGGCTTCCGGCGTCGGTTCCTCGACTTCCATGGTCGAGCACCACCCATGCTCGGCTTCATGATGTACTCTCGTAGCGCCACTCGCTTCGTTCCCATGTCCGCCTCCGGCGGCCTGCAGCCCCATGCCAACCTCTCCGGATTGAAGGCGTGCGACTCGCGCCATGGCCGCGTCCTCCTCCGCAACACTGGGTCCGAGTGCCACAGCTCCATCCACATCGTGGTCTGGAACCCTATCACCGGCGAGCAGCTGAAACTCCCCGAGCCGCCACGGTGGAATCCACACGAGTGGACCGCCGCGGTACTCTGTGCCTCCGCCGCCGGTGCGTGCGACCATCTCAACTGCCATCGCGGACCCTGCATCGTGGTCCTTGTGGGCACCGCATCTTACAAACATTTTGCTTGCATCTATGACTCGGAAGCTGGCGCATGGAGTGAGCCAACCTTTGCCCCGCACTCCGGTAGCTCCACTATTGACAGATCCGTGCGCAGCACCCTTGTGGGGAATACACTCTACTTCGTGCTCCACGAGTTTGGGAGTAACCAGCGAAAAATCAGCCCGTATAATTACCAGAATATCCTCGAGTATAATCTGGGCACAAGGAGAATAGCAGTTGTACAGCTACCTAGATCGCGCAGCAGCTGGCTAATACGCGAACCCTTTGGTCCAATTGAGCTCACAACCATGGAGGACGACGGTCGCCTAGGATTCGTAAGAGTGGAGCATTACTCGTCGCTTTTCCTCTGGTCGAGGGAGGTTGAAGAACCAGCAGGATGGGTGCTAAGGAAGACCATTCAGCTCGATAATTTGCTCCCTGGCATCCCATGGAAATGGGCTTGCTGGCGTTTTTTAGTTGGCTCTGCGGAAGGTGCTGGTACTGTATTCCTGACGTTGAAAGATGAGCTCTTCACGATTCATCTAAGGTCTGGCCGGGTGACCAAGGTTTATACACATCGGGGCTCATGTCTCACCGTTCCCTACATCAATTTCTGCACTCCGGGTACAAAAGCATCCATGACGACCTGACAATATATAGCTTgcttattattaaattcttagaGACGAATTAGTTTAAGTAAATACATTACGACATTGTAAATTTGATGATAAGcatgtgctatgttcttgtatTGTATGGAGCATTCTAGAAAAATGGTTGGGTGTGCAGGGGGTTTATTTGTGTGTATTAACTTCGTACTGTTGGATGGTTAAGTCTTGATAAGACCTCTATATGACTTCGTACAATTTGGCCAAGCTGATTTCTCAGATAATTGGTGTTAATTTGAAATATCTTGTACTATATTTCTGTAGTATTCAGAGCGCCGTGTTCAGTCGATGGGGACTGAGTACCTCAAAAATAGTGTTTGTTGATATATTGTAAAAGAAAAAATACTATCGTGTCTCGCAGAAAAAATACAGTTTATAAGAAAAATGAATGGGCTAACTTAGCCTTTAGATCTGAAATCTTGTTGGATTTCGCtagtgtagcacttttgtttgtatttggtaattaatgtctaattataaactaactaggcttaaaatattcgtctcgtgaaGTACTGTTGGCTGGTTTGTTATGAGAAAAAACACTACTGAATCACtagcagattcggctgataagctcaaacgaatagGCCTCAATtagacatcgaatcttgcgacatatgcatggagcattaaatatagatgaaaacaaaaactaattgcacagtttgcctgtaaatcgcgagatgaatcctttaagtctagttactccataattagataatatttgtcaaataaaaataaaagtgctacagtgtcaaaatccaaaaactttttggatctaaggcTGTCTCCAACAGGGAGAAGGCAAACATGACACCTATTCCTTCATTTGAGTCATGTACACGGAAATAGTTAGTCACCCAAAATCTCCCTTCTCCAACAGCGAACCAAAAAAACTCCCAGACAGCGCCGCAGTGGAACTCCTCTGCAAGTGCGGTGTTCCCAAGCACAGCGCGCGCCACGTCGGGAGCGAGCGAGGGGAAGGAGAGCACGGAGGCGACGACGGCGGGGACGTAGCGCTCGATGAAGGCGTACCTAGTTGAGCCCGT is a window encoding:
- the LOC8076222 gene encoding uncharacterized protein LOC8076222 is translated as MPPPPPPLMDEVVEEVLLRLPPDSPASLVRAGLVCKRWFHFHLVSDPGFRRRFLDFHGRAPPMLGFMMYSRSATRFVPMSASGGLQPHANLSGLKACDSRHGRVLLRNTGSECHSSIHIVVWNPITGEQLKLPEPPRWNPHEWTAAVLCASAAGACDHLNCHRGPCIVVLVGTASYKHFACIYDSEAGAWSEPTFAPHSGSSTIDRSVRSTLVGNTLYFVLHEFGSNQRKISPYNYQNILEYNLGTRRIAVVQLPRSRSSWLIREPFGPIELTTMEDDGRLGFVRVEHYSSLFLWSREVEEPAGWVLRKTIQLDNLLPGIPWKWACWRFLVGSAEGAGTVFLTLKDELFTIHLRSGRVTKVYTHRGSCLTVPYINFCTPGTKASMTT